The sequence ACAGCGAGCATGACGTCGACCACCGCGTCGAGGACGAGGTCGACCTGCGCTTCGCGATAGCCCCCGCGACGGAAGCGGAAGACACTCGTCCGGACCTCCTCGATGCTCAGCGCCTTGCCCTCGGAGAAGTAGCCCTTGAGGCGCGTGACGAGCCGGTCGACGTCGCGCGGGTGGTAGCCCTGCGACAGGAAGCCGACCCGGTCGAACCGGTGGCCCTCGGGCCGCTCGAGGCGCGTGACGAGAGCCTCGGCCGTGGCCCTCGCCTCGGAGAACCAGGTGTCGTCGCCGGTCTCGCGGAGCACCCGCTCGCGCTCCCGCGTCGCGAAGGCGTCCTCGAGGCGCTCCAGCGCGGCGTCGACGTCCTCGGGCACGTAGCCGCCCTTGACCATGGTGAAGGCCTGACGCCGGATGGTCTCGGCGCCGATCGTCCCCTCGCCCTTGACCGAGTACGACTCACGAGCCTCGAGGAGGAACTCCTCGACCTGCTTGACGTCGTAGCCGCGCTTGGATCCGGTCACCTTCGGAAATGTCGAACTCACGGGCCCATTGTGCCGTACGAATCGGGCAGGGCCCGCGAGCGACTCCGACGAGCGGCTGGTCTGCCGCTCGGGGGTGCTACGTGAAGATCAGATACAGGGCGTAGGCGACGACCGCTGACGGCAGCGTGCTGTCGAGGCGGTCGAGGAACCCGCCGTGCCCCGGGAGCCAGGTAGAGATGTCCTTGATGCCGAGATCGCGCTTGATGAGCGACTCCGTCAGATCGCCCACGGTCGCCGTGAAGGTCAGGACGGCACCGAGCACGAGGCCGAGCCACCAGGGCTCGTGGATCATGAAGAGGGAGATCAGGATCCCGGCGACCATCGCGGCCGCCAGCGATCCGGCGAATCCCTCCCACGTCTTCTTCGGGCTGATGCGCGGAGCCATCGGGTGCTTGCCGAAGTTGAGCCCCGTGGCATACGCACCCGTGTCGACGGCGATGACCACGATCAGCGTTCCGAGCGCCCACCACTGGCCGCCGTCCTGAGCGGTGAGGAGGACGAGGAACGAGCCGAGGAACGTCGTGTAGATCTGCACGAACGCGCCGGTGCCGAGGTCGCGCCACAGCTCGACGGCACTCGTGCGGGCCGCTGCACGCCTGGCCGGCGCCAGGCCGGACACGATCCGCCACAGCGAGATGACGACGATGCCGCCCAGGAGGGTCAGCCACTGGCCCTCGGCACCCCAGAAGAACGCCGCCGGCACGACCGCCACGGCGACCACGGCGCTCGGAATGCGCGGCACGTCGCGGCCGGCGAAGCGGAGCGCGCTCGTCAGCTCGATGACCATGAACAGGATCAGGATCGCGGCCACGATCATGAACAGGGCCTTGATCAGGATCAGGCTCACCAGCACGGAGCCGCCGAGGCCCACGCCGATCCCGATCGCCGCGGGCAGGTTGCGGCCCGTGCGGGCGGTCAGCTTCTGGTTGCCGGCCTCGATGCGGGCCCGCTGCGCGCGCAGCTGAGCCTCGAGGTCATGACGCGCCGCCTGGGCGCGGGCATCGAAGTCGGCTCGCCTGGTCGTGGCGGGATGACCCGACGATCCGTCGTCGGACGACGGGTCTGGTTCTGAGGGCGCAGTGTCCATCAGACCTCGAGCAGCTCGGCTTCCTTCTTCTTGAGGGCCTCGTCGATCGCGTCCGTGTGGCTCTTCGTGATCGCCTCGAGCTCCTTCTCGGCGCGGGCGATCTCGTCTTCGCCGACCTCGGGCTGCGAATCGAGGTCGTCTTTGGCACGACGGCGGATGTTGCGGATCGCGACCTTGGCGTCCTCGCCCTTCGTGCGGACGATCTTGACGAACTCCTTGCGGCGGTCCTGCGTGAGCTCGGGGATCGTGACGCGCACGATGGTGCCGTCGTTGGTCGGGCTCGCGCCGAGGTTCGGGAAGGTCGCGATGGCCTTCTCGATCTCCTTGAGCGCTGTCTTGTCGTAGGGCGTGACGATCAGCGTGCGTGCCTCGGGCGCCTGGAGCGATGCCAGCTGGGCCAGCGGGGTCGGGGTGCCGTAGTACTCGACCGGGATCTTCTGGAACAGCGCCGGGTTGATGCGCCCCGTGCGGACCGTGTTGAAGTCGTCTTTCGCGACCTCGACGGCTTTGTCCATCTTGTCTCTGGTCTCGCTCAGTACGTCTGTGATCGCCACATTGCTCCTTAGTTCGTGTGGAAGCTTACCCGCGCGGACACCCCGGAACGCTTACCGGGGGTCGCGCGGCGGACAAGCGGGCCTCAGTTGCTGACGAGCGTGCCGATGCGCTCGCCCCGGATGGCACGAGCGACGTTGCCCTCGCCCTCCATGCCGAAGACGTGCATCGGCATGCCGTTGTCCATGCAGAGGCTGAATGCGGTCGAGTCGACGACCTTCAGGCCCTTGACGAGGGCCTCCTGGTAGGTCAGCTGGTCGAACTTCTTCGCGGACGGGTCTTTGTTGGGGTCGGCGGAGTAGACGCCGTCGACTCCGTTCTTCGCGACCAGGACCTCGTCGGCCCCGATCTCGAGGGCGCGCTGCGCCGAGACCGTGTCGGTGGAGAAGTACGGGAGCCCTGCGCCGGCGCCGAAGATCACGATGCGCCCCTTCTCGAGGTGACGCCCCGCACGACGCGGGATGTAGGGCTCGGCGACCTGGGTCATGGCGATGGCCGACTGGACTCGCGTGGCGGCCCCGGCCTGCTCCAGGAAGTCCTGCAGGGCGAGTGCGTTCATCACCGTGCCCAGCATGCCCATGTAGTCGGCGCGCCCGCGGTCCATGCCGCGCTGGCTCAGCTCGGCGCCGCGGAAGAAGTTGCCTCCGCCGACGACGATCGCGACCTCGACGTCGCCGGACGCCTCGGCGATCTCGCGGGCCAACGAGCTGACCACGTCGGGGTTCACGCCGAGCTGGCCTCCTCCGAAGGCCTCTCCGGAGAGTTTGAGGAGGACGCGTCGTCGGTTCGTCTTGGTTGTCTTCATGGGTTGTCGTCTCCCTCGTGGTGGCTGGTGTCAGGGTATCCAGAAAGTGGGTGGTGCACCCCGTCGGCCGTCGGCTCCGGGGCGTCGAGGGCGCGAAAATGGGGCCCCCACGATTTCTCGTGGTGGGCCCCATTCACTGGTGTTACGCGCCGACCTTGACCCGGGCGAAGCCCGTGATGGTCATGCCCGCGTCGGTGAGCACCTTCTGCACGGACTGCTTGGAGTCTTTCGCATAGGGCTGGTCGAGCAGGGCGATCTCCTTGAAGAAGCCGGTGAGGCGACCCTCGATGATCTTCGGGAGAGCGGCCTCGGGCTTGCCCTCGTTCTTCGCGGTCTCCTCGACGATGGCGCGCTCACGAGCGACCTCGTCGGCGGGGACCTCGTCGCGGCTCAGGAACTTCGGAGCGGCGAAGGCGATGTGCTGGGCGATCGATCGGGCGGTCTCGGCGTCGCCGCCGGTGTAGCCCACGACCACGCCGACCTGCGGGGGCAGGTCTTTCGAGGTCTTGTGCAGGTAGATCGCGAACTCGGTGCCGGGCACCGTGGCGACCGTGCGGAGCTCGATCTTCTCGCCGAGGAGAGCGGCCTCCTGAGCGACGTACTCGCTCACGGTCTGCGTGCCCTCGACGATCGCGGCGTTGCCGGTCTCGGCGTCGTCGGCGCCGGAGGCGGCGACAGCATCGAGGACGGTCTCGGCCAGAGCGATGAACTTCTCGTTCTTCGCGACGAAGTCGGTCTCGCTGCCGAGCTCGATCAGGGTGGCGGTGCCGGCGGTGCCGGGCTTCGCCGTGACGAGGCCGGCGGTCGTGGTGCGACCCTCGCGCTTCGCGACGCCCTTCAGGCCCTTGACGCGGAGGATCTCGATGGCCTTCTCGAGGTCACCGTCCGCCTCGACGAGCGCGTTCTTGCTGTCGAGCATCCCGGCGCCGAGGCGGTCGCGGAGCTCTTTGACATCTGCCAGGGAGTAGTTGGCCATAGATGTGCCCACCTTTCGTGGATCAGGCTTACTGGAAGGAAAAGGGTCTTACTTGGCGTCGGCAGCGGCGTCGATGGCCGCGGCCTCGGGGTCGACGGCGTTCGCGACCTCGGGGTCGGCCACGGCGACCGGCTCGGCGACGGGCTCGCCGATCGCCTTGGAGGCGACCTGCGCGTCGGCGTCGTTCTCCTCGGTGGGCTCGGCGGCGTCGGTCGAGGCGCCGACGGAGCGGACCGCCTCGCGGAGCTCGACGGCCTCCTTGTCGTCGGCCTCGGTGGTCTGCGCGAGGAGCTCGGCCTCCCACTCGGCCAGCGGCTCGACGGGCGTGTCGCCCGCCTCGGGCTTCTGGTGACGCTGGATCAGACCCTCGGCGGCAGCGTCGGCGACGATGCGCGTGAGCAGGCCGACGGAGCGGATGGCGTCGTCGTTGCCGGGGATCGGGAACTGAATCTCGTCGGGGTCGCAGTTCGTGTCGAGGATGCCGATGACCGGGATGCCCAGCTTCTTGGCCTCGTCGATCGCGAGGTGCTCCTTCTTGGTGTCGACGACCCAGAGAGCGGACGGCGTCTTCGTGAGGTTGCGGATTCCGCCGAGCGTCTTGTGGAGCTTGTCGAGCTCGCGCTTCTTGATCAGGAGCTCTTTCTTGGTGAAGCCCTGAGTGGTGTCGTCGAAGTCGATCTCCTCGAGCTCCTTCATGCGGGCGAGGCGCTTCGAGACCGTCTGGAAGTTGGTCAGGAGGCCACCGAGCCAGCGCTGGTTGACGAAGGGCTGACCGACGCGGATCGCCTGCTCGGAGATGGAGCCCTGAGCCTGCTTCTTGGTGCCGACGAAGAGGATGGTGCCGCCGTGAGCGACGGTCTCCTTGACGAAGTCGTAGGCCTTGTCGATGTAGCCGAGCGACTGCTGGAGGTCGATGATGTGGATGCCGGAGCGCTCGGCGAGGATGAAGCGCTTGACCTTCGGGTTCCACCGGCGGGTCTGGTGTCCGAAGTGGACGCCGCTGTCGAGCAGCTGGCGAATGGTGACGACGGCCATGGCCGTTCTCCTTTTCTTCGCACGCGCTCCCTCCGGAGCACACGTGCGGATTTCTCGGTTGATGGACGGCCGGACGGCCGCCTCTGCCTGGTGCCCGGCGCGACACCCCGCCTTCTCTCGAAGGACCGAATGGGGGATCTGCGCCTCTCGGGCACGCGAAGTCAGCCTGCTGAGCAGACTGCACGCCCATGCTAGCACCACGAACGCCCCGTCTCGGTGTCGAGAACGGGGCGTTCGTGGGGGCGGAGGCGCTGCGGGATCCTGCTAGGCCTTGGCGGTGCTCGCCCCGACGATCTCGCTGCCCATCTCTTCCAGGGAGCGGCCCTTCGTCTCCTTGATCTTGAAGAACACGAAGACCAGGGAGAGCAGAGCGAAGAAGGCGAAGATGCCGTACGAGAGCGACAGGCTGACTGCCGCGAGAGCCGGGAACGCCACGGTCACGACGAAGTTCGCGATCCAGTTGGCGCTCGACCCGACGCCGAGGGCGGCGGCGCGGATGCTCGGCGGGAACATCTCGCCGAGGAGGACCCACATGAGCGGGCCCCAGGTGGCGCCGAACGAGATGACGAAGAGGTTGGCCGCGACCAGGGCGATGGGGCCCCAGGCGCCGGGCAGCTCGGGCGCACCGTCGACGATGTTCGACTGGCTGAACGAGATGGCCATGAACGCCAGGCTGACGGTCATGCCGATCGAGCCGGCCAGCAGCATCGGCCGACGACCCACCTTGTCGACGAGCGCGATCGCCACGAACGTGACGGCCACGTTGACCACCGACGTGATGGTCGAGATCAGGAACGACTGCGACTCCTTGAAGCCGACGGCCTGCCAGAGGGTGGTCGAGTAGTAGAAGATCACGTTGATGCCGACGAACTGCTGGAAGATCGCCAGGATGATGCCCACCCAGACGATCGGCTGAAGGCCGAATCGCGGGCCGCGGATGCTCGACTTCTTGGTGAGCGCCTCCTCCTTCTTGATGGCGTCCTCGATGTCGTGGAGGTTGGTCTCGACGGTCTCGGTCGGGACGATCTGCTTCAGGACGTCGCGGGCCTCGTCACGACGCCCCTCCCCGGCGAGGTAGCGAGGCGACTCGGGCAGGCGGAGGGCCAGGATGCCGTACACGACCGACGGGATGACGCCGACGATGAACATCCAGCGCCAGGCGGGCAACGGGCCGATCATGCCGTCCGCCGAACCGCCGATTACGGCGAAGAGCTGGTCGGACCCGAGGGCGGCGAAGATGCCGAGCGTGATGGCGAGCTGCTGGAACGAGCCGAGGCGGCCGCGGATGTTCTTCGGCGAGACCTCGGAGATGTAGGCCGGAGCGATGACCGAGGCGATGCCGATGCCGAGGCCGCCGACGAGGCGCCAGATGATGAAGTCCCAGGTCGAGAACGCGATACCGGCGAGGATCGAGCTCAGGAAGAACAGGATCGCGGCGATGAACATCACCCGGATGCGGCCCCAGCGGTCGGCGAAGCGGCCGCCGAGGTAGGCGCCGACGGCGCAGCCGATGAGAGCCGAGGCCACGACGATGCCGGAGGCGGCATCGGGGATGCCGAACTCCTTGCCGATGGAGTTGACGGCGCCGTTGATGACGGACGAGTCGAATCCGAACAGGAAGCCGCCGATGGCCGCGACGACCGCCAGGGCCGTCACCCGCCGATTCAATCTCTTCTCGGAGGCGGGCAGGTCGCTGGTGGCGGCTGAGGACACTTTGTTCTACTTTCTCTCGCAAGAAGCAGCGACTCGTGATCGCCGCTCCCCCACAGATCGGCGCGCACAAGTCGTCGTGCACACCCAGCAGGGTACGCGCTCCCGGCACCCCGGCCGGAATCGCAGGCTGTCGCCATGATGTCTGCAACCGATTCTGCTCCTCCCGAAGCGAGGAGGACCGACCGCCGCCGCGGCCGCCGCGGGTCCGCTCTCGCCGCGCTGCTCCTCGCTGCTTCCGCGCTGCTGGCGGGCTCTCCCCCGGCGACGGCCTCAGCTCCTGTCTCCTCCACCTCTCCGCCGAGGTGGTCGTGGCCCGTGCCTCTGCCGCACCCGGTGCTCCGCGGATTCGAGGCGCCCGCCGCCGTGTGGTCGCCAGGTCACCGGGGAGTCGACCTCGGCTCGCCGGCCGA is a genomic window of Frondihabitans peucedani containing:
- a CDS encoding DivIVA domain-containing protein — its product is MSSTFPKVTGSKRGYDVKQVEEFLLEARESYSVKGEGTIGAETIRRQAFTMVKGGYVPEDVDAALERLEDAFATRERERVLRETGDDTWFSEARATAEALVTRLERPEGHRFDRVGFLSQGYHPRDVDRLVTRLKGYFSEGKALSIEEVRTSVFRFRRGGYREAQVDLVLDAVVDVMLAVR
- a CDS encoding phosphatidate cytidylyltransferase, translated to MDTAPSEPDPSSDDGSSGHPATTRRADFDARAQAARHDLEAQLRAQRARIEAGNQKLTARTGRNLPAAIGIGVGLGGSVLVSLILIKALFMIVAAILILFMVIELTSALRFAGRDVPRIPSAVVAVAVVPAAFFWGAEGQWLTLLGGIVVISLWRIVSGLAPARRAAARTSAVELWRDLGTGAFVQIYTTFLGSFLVLLTAQDGGQWWALGTLIVVIAVDTGAYATGLNFGKHPMAPRISPKKTWEGFAGSLAAAMVAGILISLFMIHEPWWLGLVLGAVLTFTATVGDLTESLIKRDLGIKDISTWLPGHGGFLDRLDSTLPSAVVAYALYLIFT
- the frr gene encoding ribosome recycling factor — translated: MDKAVEVAKDDFNTVRTGRINPALFQKIPVEYYGTPTPLAQLASLQAPEARTLIVTPYDKTALKEIEKAIATFPNLGASPTNDGTIVRVTIPELTQDRRKEFVKIVRTKGEDAKVAIRNIRRRAKDDLDSQPEVGEDEIARAEKELEAITKSHTDAIDEALKKKEAELLEV
- the pyrH gene encoding UMP kinase, which translates into the protein MKTTKTNRRRVLLKLSGEAFGGGQLGVNPDVVSSLAREIAEASGDVEVAIVVGGGNFFRGAELSQRGMDRGRADYMGMLGTVMNALALQDFLEQAGAATRVQSAIAMTQVAEPYIPRRAGRHLEKGRIVIFGAGAGLPYFSTDTVSAQRALEIGADEVLVAKNGVDGVYSADPNKDPSAKKFDQLTYQEALVKGLKVVDSTAFSLCMDNGMPMHVFGMEGEGNVARAIRGERIGTLVSN
- the tsf gene encoding translation elongation factor Ts, which encodes MANYSLADVKELRDRLGAGMLDSKNALVEADGDLEKAIEILRVKGLKGVAKREGRTTTAGLVTAKPGTAGTATLIELGSETDFVAKNEKFIALAETVLDAVAASGADDAETGNAAIVEGTQTVSEYVAQEAALLGEKIELRTVATVPGTEFAIYLHKTSKDLPPQVGVVVGYTGGDAETARSIAQHIAFAAPKFLSRDEVPADEVARERAIVEETAKNEGKPEAALPKIIEGRLTGFFKEIALLDQPYAKDSKQSVQKVLTDAGMTITGFARVKVGA
- the rpsB gene encoding 30S ribosomal protein S2, whose protein sequence is MAVVTIRQLLDSGVHFGHQTRRWNPKVKRFILAERSGIHIIDLQQSLGYIDKAYDFVKETVAHGGTILFVGTKKQAQGSISEQAIRVGQPFVNQRWLGGLLTNFQTVSKRLARMKELEEIDFDDTTQGFTKKELLIKKRELDKLHKTLGGIRNLTKTPSALWVVDTKKEHLAIDEAKKLGIPVIGILDTNCDPDEIQFPIPGNDDAIRSVGLLTRIVADAAAEGLIQRHQKPEAGDTPVEPLAEWEAELLAQTTEADDKEAVELREAVRSVGASTDAAEPTEENDADAQVASKAIGEPVAEPVAVADPEVANAVDPEAAAIDAAADAK
- a CDS encoding sugar porter family MFS transporter — translated: MSSAATSDLPASEKRLNRRVTALAVVAAIGGFLFGFDSSVINGAVNSIGKEFGIPDAASGIVVASALIGCAVGAYLGGRFADRWGRIRVMFIAAILFFLSSILAGIAFSTWDFIIWRLVGGLGIGIASVIAPAYISEVSPKNIRGRLGSFQQLAITLGIFAALGSDQLFAVIGGSADGMIGPLPAWRWMFIVGVIPSVVYGILALRLPESPRYLAGEGRRDEARDVLKQIVPTETVETNLHDIEDAIKKEEALTKKSSIRGPRFGLQPIVWVGIILAIFQQFVGINVIFYYSTTLWQAVGFKESQSFLISTITSVVNVAVTFVAIALVDKVGRRPMLLAGSIGMTVSLAFMAISFSQSNIVDGAPELPGAWGPIALVAANLFVISFGATWGPLMWVLLGEMFPPSIRAAALGVGSSANWIANFVVTVAFPALAAVSLSLSYGIFAFFALLSLVFVFFKIKETKGRSLEEMGSEIVGASTAKA